TAACGCACTTTCGTACTCTCGTACTTTTGTACTCCCTCAACCTGCCGCCGGGACGAACCGTGACCGACCCTCGCCGCGCGCCTTCCATCTTTGACGTTTTCGGCCAGCGAAAGATGGCGGCGCTGCTGCTCCTGGGCTTTTCGTCCGGGATGCCGCTGTTCCTTACCAGCAAGACGCTGCAGGCCTGGATGACGGTGGAGGGTGTCGACCTGTCCACCGTGGGCAAGGTGAGCTGGCTGGCGCTGCCGTACTCGCTCAAGTTCCTGTGGGCGCCGCTGCTGGACCGCTACGTGCCGCCCTTTCTGGGCCGCCGCCGCGGCTGGCTGATGATCACGCAGGTGCTGCTGGGCATCCTCATCGCCAGCATGGCGCTGCATGATCCGAAGCAGGCGCTGACGCTGATGTTCGTCAACACGGTGCTGATCGCCTTTTTCAGCGCCACGCAGGACGTGGTAGTGGACGCGTACGGCGTAGACGTGCTGGAGGAGCGGGAGATGGGCGCGGGCGCCTCGCTCAAGGTGATGGGCTACCGCATTGCCATGATCCTTACCGGCGGTCTGGCGCTGGTGCTGGCCGACACGCTGCCGTGGGCCACCGTGTACGTCATCATGGGCGCCTTCATGTTGGTGGGCGTGCTGGGCACGCTGCTGGCGCCGGAGCCGGTGCTGCGCGAAGGGCCGCCCGCCACGCTCGCCAGCGCCGTCATCAACCCGTTCATGGAGTTCTTTCGCCGCGCCGGGCCGGCGATGGCGATCGTGATTCTGCTGTTCACGGTGCTGTACTCGCTGTCAGACCGGCTGGTGCAGAACATGGCGAATCCGTTTCTGCTGGCGTCGGGATACACGCTGGT
This sequence is a window from Longimicrobium terrae. Protein-coding genes within it:
- a CDS encoding AmpG family muropeptide MFS transporter, with translation MTDPRRAPSIFDVFGQRKMAALLLLGFSSGMPLFLTSKTLQAWMTVEGVDLSTVGKVSWLALPYSLKFLWAPLLDRYVPPFLGRRRGWLMITQVLLGILIASMALHDPKQALTLMFVNTVLIAFFSATQDVVVDAYGVDVLEEREMGAGASLKVMGYRIAMILTGGLALVLADTLPWATVYVIMGAFMLVGVLGTLLAPEPVLREGPPATLASAVINPFMEFFRRAGPAMAIVILLFTVLYSLSDRLVQNMANPFLLASGYTLVEVGAITQALGLAATIVGVVVGGVFVAKLGINRSLWVLAFIQMGSNLAYYLLAVSPRSLKLLTGAILVENFSGGLVTAGFVAFLMSLASRKFSATQYALLSSLMAFGRDFLGGYAGDVAQAAGWPRFFLITIAAGIPALLLLPIVAPLTRENPRGAADHSGEVTDDPEAALP